Proteins encoded within one genomic window of Misgurnus anguillicaudatus chromosome 18, ASM2758022v2, whole genome shotgun sequence:
- the tdrd15 gene encoding LOW QUALITY PROTEIN: tudor domain-containing protein 15 (The sequence of the model RefSeq protein was modified relative to this genomic sequence to represent the inferred CDS: inserted 2 bases in 1 codon; substituted 1 base at 1 genomic stop codon): MERSKEESKFLAPCALWPVELKVTHIDCNPNDTLVHFQGQYLTICELDYNILQVEIQNAVKTKVSLQVGELCLVEEPQSDRWYRGRVQHKENDLFDVFLLDHGDILTVGPEHLSMLSDTLLMLPPKIVCGFFANILPVQKRWNSLTENYFSSLIGSQINGYIHARLPYQVLILEVPDIKSDLLKLKLARHVDTSTFLLLVELLIEVPIQQSNESVPDLLIEKQTGQEYCLKSSNLPGFEEILSLNGPKLKVGQRAEMILTAAVNPGLFYCRLTSMERDAQEMAQKLAHVCESCSGSLSNKALENLGLLCAVKGKDEKWHRGVVQCLPVNSHVRVLFVDSGYCESVKVENILQLTSEFHSTPIMAVPCSLSCLVGQDDGIKEQQLETLKHALLGGTFKVSIDSFCKDQNFYLVTLSTTEISSKAPVVQTDNIKPHVSESXKLYAAETKKVQTSDSASNQAIQSGALFEGYVVHVQNPKHFWIRTKEQNSKFEEMMKEISDYFSKVQLNEEIFEDPVPGALCCAMYEMDMSYYRALVVDTLENGAEVFFIDFGNTEKVPGMLIKKLPKKFAVQQEYAVNCALAHVSPIEDTWTTAASDFFRQVTSNKTLLVRVIHRKNGKSIVDLFEQGEENGRSIAEILTASNMAEYWKYNPASVSVDMKRQPEVKGKAXNKKKNVKHPYLGSLRCNTYSRMKQECAKETYVERQTPNERTKSKVISTETFKAIPLKPGCQVNVICSNVNSPSDFWCQNKSTKGDLEKMMEELQKFYQTYTVVYEPPAVCCAVKSPRDDRWHRACVLRKDNQDMYVILVDSGVVLKERMANLRALAPQFFELQEQAFRCSLNLTEPAAGDAWSVEACKFFRDFMSDDSSEIICQINSQLYEQGIGVINVVNIHNQFQQATAYLVEKGFAVEIQTLKQLDSSMYPRSFVYSSFNVSSGSEEQVYVTHVCSPWEIYFQLNRNTEIIDKLMERVAEESQLLSTTSEDCSGNVCLARYFCDGQWYRAMTQPIQSHKHLSVFFVDYGDKQIAEKINVMPIPRRASELLMTPMLALRCSLFDIPECEHLPEVNAWLETAFLNKSVKAKFVTRDNSGHFVCDLYDGNNVHINEKVRALIATYSMKECHQSASDPAFDPQKEAANVGDSGKEVNAKESRCKKVNLGGKQTSKPTKTPKTEHKAPNKATVQAERRKASPKVVPVHPNLPKLADLPDTKIKPGSRGVGFISHCKSDSSFFIQMEDDEPSILQMCEELNSTVFKDNMKRVTSEVKVGDLIVAEYKEDMALYRAVVTKVLVSDQLQVEFVDYGNTAIVDRNNVHVLTSAVLSQPRLSILCILAKPHSSNDVAFIKEAVGKTLMVEYTQKLGNSWKVNIRVHEGGHTHNGDQKKEAVSPLKVYDKNPTVSQDKTKKYDSNVHMLKTNTGTSVQQRNKSVKQKNKLEFKTNQTFATQPHIKAATSEKSKWFSRRQFIRKTQVVPKPEPLVISKQKSVPSTSATKCAKMFQRNTSNSNAIKSSGRSPMSAKISQQDVKESKSMKNVKLPAVDSQLPLPNTSPKSSKDHADQKRTLRHAPVQMNIDYKGFASAVTTPAEFYIVLEDDLLILETVSAILENLPEVLMPLPEGHFIPGSSCLVKLGELQKWRRAELVQCDLTSALINLIDHGQYAVLSKQDISKLKQLPEDLARLPKVTYHCMLRGVQPNGQDWSDEAIIFFQNCMCHRNLQIRFRQFVSETQWEVDITTGNQNLAKLLVDAGHAMYIDNMLGIRFQQEIEMTEQPCEEECHPRENLSRKNASNESTFDLKSYQDSDGDQESSCDEPGPVEANLSPSAGGTKPCSLM, translated from the exons ATGGAGAG gtcTAAAGAAGAATCAAAGTTTCTTGCACCATGTGCATTGTGGCCAGTGGAGCTGAAGGTGACACACATTGACTGCAATCCCAATGACACGCTGGTTCACTTCCAGGGTCAATATTTGACCATCTGTGAATTAGACTACAACATTTTACAAGTTGAAATTCAAAATGCAGTGAAGACCAAAGTTTCACTTCAGGTTGGAGAGCTTTGCTTGGTAGAAGAGCCACAATCTGATCGCTGGTACAGAGGAAGAGTCCAACACAAAGAAAATGATTTGTTTGACGTGTTTTTGCTGGATCACGGAGATATTCTCACCGTCGGACCTGAACATTTGTCCATGCTATCCGACACACTTCTGATGCTCCCACCAAAGATCGTCTGTGGTTTCTTTGCCAACATACTGCCGGTCCAGAAACGATGGAACAGTTTGACCGAGAATTATTTCTCATCCTTGATAGGCAGTCAGATCAACGGGTACATCCATGCTCGTCTGCCATACCAAGTACTCATTCTCGAGGTTCCTGACATTAAAAGTGACTTGTTGAAACTGAAACTGGCCAGACATGTCGACACCAGTACATTTCTGTTACTGGTTGAGTTGCTAATTGAGGTTCCAATTCAGCAAAGCAATGAGTCTGTCCCAGATCTCTTGATTGAAAAGCAAACAGGGCAGGAATACTGTCTTAAATCTTCAAACCTACCGGGCTTTGAAGAGATTCTTTCTCTTAATGGCCCAAAGCTGAAAGTTGGCCAAAGAGCAGAAATGATTTTAACAGCAGCTGTAAACCCTGGTCTGTTTTACTGTCGTTTAACTTCCATGGAAAGGGACGCGCAAGAAATGGCCCAGAAATTAGCACATGTATGCGAGTCTTGCAGTGGTAGCTTAAGCAACAAGGCCCTTGAAAACCTAGGGTTGCTGTGTGCGGTGAAAGGGAAGGATGAGAAATGGCATAGAGGGGTTGTGCAGTGCCTACCTGTGAACTCCCATGTGAGAGTCTTGTTTGTTGACAGTGGATATTGTGAGTCAGTAAAAGTGGAAAACATCCTTCAGTTGACGTCCGAATTCCACTCCACACCAATCATGGCTGTACCATGTTCACTTTCATGCCTGGTTGGGCAAGATGATGGCATTAAAGAACAGCAGCTGGAGACTCTCAAGCATGCATTGCTGGGAGGAACTTTCAAGGTTTCAATAGACAGCTTTTGCAAAGATCAAAACTTCTACTTGGTCACTTTGAGCACAACTGAGATTTCGTCAAAGGCACCAGTAGTGCAAACTGACAATATTAAACCACATGTCAGTGAGAG AAAGTTGTACGCTGCAGAGACAAAAAAGGTCCAGACATCTGATTCTGCTTCAAATCAAGCAATACAAAGCGGTGCTCTGTTTGAAGGATACGTAGTGCACGTTCAGAATCCAAAACATTTCTGGATTAGGACCAAAGAACAAAACTCTAAGTTTGAGGAGATGATGAAGGAAATTAGTGATTACTTCAGCAAAGTACAGTTGAATGAGGAGATCTTTGAAGACCCAGTTCCTGGTGCTCTTTGCTGTGCCATGTATGAAATGGACATGAGTTATTACAGGGCTCTTGTGGTAGACACTTTGGAAAATGGTGCTGAAGTTTTTTTCATTGACTTCGGGAACACTGAAAAAGTGCCAGGCATGTTAATTAAGAAACTTCCCAAGAAGTTTGCTGTTCAACAGGAATATGCAGTGAATTGTGCTCTAGCGCATGTCTCTCCGATTGAGGATACCTGGACGACCGCAGCGTCTGATTTCTTTAGGCAAGTCACATCAAATAAAACCCTGCTGGTTCGTGTCATTCACAGGAAAAATGGTAAATCCATTGTTGACCTGTTTGAGCAAGGAGAGGAAAATGGAAGGAGTATTGCAGAAATCTTAACAGCATCAAATATGGCGGAGTATTGGAAATATAACCCAGCATCAGTGTCTGTTGACATGAAGAGGCAACCTGAAGTCAAGGGAAAggcttaaaataagaaaaaaaatgtgaagCACCCTTATCTGGGGAGCCTACGCTGCAACACATATTCAAGAATGAAACAAGAATGTGCAAAAGAGACATACGTCGAAAGACAAACTCCTAATGAAAGGACAAAATCAAAGGTCATTTCCACAGAGACTTTCAAAGCAATCCCTTTGAAACCTGGATGTCAAGTAAATGTCATTTGTTCAAACGTTAATTCCCCATCAGACTTTTGGTGCCAAAACAAGAGCACAAAAGGGGATTTGGAAAAAATGATGGAGGAGTTGCAGAAATTTTACCAAACTTACACTGTTGTGTACGAGCCCCCGGCAGTATGTTGTGCTGTAAAATCTCCACGGGATGACAGATGGCACAGAGCATGCGTGTTAAGAAAAGACAACCAGGACATGTACGTGATTCTGGTTGACTCTGGCGTAGTCCTAAAGGAAAGGATGGCAAACCTTCGAGCTCTTGCACCACAGTTCTTTGAACTTCAGGAACAAGCATTCAGATGCAGCTTAAACCTGACTGAACCTGCTGCAGGAGATGCATGGAGCGTAGAAGCATGTAAGTTCTTCAGGGATTTTATGTCGGATGATTCAAGCGAAATAATATGCCAAATCAATTCTCAGCTTTACGAGCAAGGTATAGGTGTTATCAATGTGGTCAACATCCATAATCAGTTTCAGCAGGCCACAGCATACCTTGTGGAAAAAGGCTTCGCTGTGGAAATACAAACTCTGAAGCAGCTCGATTCATCCATGTATCCTCGCTCTTTTGTGTACTCTTCCTTCAATGTGAGCTCTGGAAGCGAAGAACAGGTGTACGTTACTCATGTCTGCAGTCCGTGGGAAATCTATTTTCAGCTAAACAGAAATACAGAGATCATTGATAAGCTGATGGAGAGAGTTGCTGAAGAAAGTCAGCTGTTGTCTACCACGTCTGAGGACTGCAGTGGTAATGTTTGTTTGGCACGATATTTTTGCGATGGCCAGTGGTACAGAGCTATGACACAACCTATCCAGTCTCATAAGCACCTGAGCGTGTTCTTCGTCGATTATGGCGATAAACAAATTGCTGAAAAAATTAACGTTATGCCCATTCCCAGAAGAGCATCTGAGTTGCTAATGACACCCATGCTGGCTTTGAGATGCAGCCTTTTTGATATTCCGGAGTGTGAACACTTGCCGGAAGTCAATGCGTGGCTTGAGACGGCCTTTCTCAACAAATCTGTTAAGGCCAAGTTCGTGACAAGAGACAATAGTGGACATTTTGTTTGTGATTTGTATGATGGTAATAATGTGCACATCAATGAAAAAGTCAGAGCGCTCATTGCAACTTACAGTATGAAAGAATGTCATCAGTCTGCAAGTGATCCTGCGTTTGATCCTCAGAAAGAAGCAGCGAACGTTGGGGATTCGGGCAAAGAAGTCAATGCCAAAGAAAGCAGGTGTAAGAAGGTCAATCTGGGTGGCAAACAAACTTCAAAACCAACAAAAACTCCAAAAACAGAACACAAAGCACCAAATAAAGCAACGGTACAGGCGGAACGACGTAAAGCTTCTCCAAAAGTGGTACCTGTTCATCCAAACCTGCCGAAGCTTGCCGATCTTCCTGATACTAAAATTAAACCAGGTTCTAGAGGTGTGGGCTTCATCTCTCATTGCAAATCTGATAGTTCCTTCTTCATCCAGATGGAAGACGATGAACCAAGCATCCTTCAAATGTGCGAGGAACTAAACAGTACTGTCTTCAAAGATAACATGAAACGTGTGACGTCAGAAGTGAAAGTAGGAGATCTCATTGTTGCCGAGTATAAGGAAGACATGGCTTTGTACAGAGCTGTCGTCACTAAAGTGTTAGTCTCTGACCAACTACAGGTTGAATTTGTCGACTATGGTAATACTGCAATTGTTGACAGAAACAATGTTCATGTGCTAACCTCTGCAGTTTTGTCTCAGCCCAGATTGAGCATACTTTGCATTCTTGCAAAACCTCACTCTTCAAACGATGTGGCATTTATCAAAGAAGCGGTCGGTAAGACTTTAATGGTCGAGTATACTCAAAAGCTTGGAAATTCATGGAAAGTGAACATTCGGGTTCACGAGGGTGGCCACACGCATAATGGCGATCAAAAAAAAGAGGCAGTGTCGCCATTAAAAGTTTACGACAAAAATCCAACAGTGTCCCAAGATAAAACCAAAAAGTATGACAGTAATGTTCACATGCTCAAGACTAACACCGGGACCTCAGTCCAACAAAGAAACAAATCAgtcaagcaaaaaaacaaacttgaattCAAAACCAATCAGACTTTTGCAACGCAGCCACATATTAAGGCAGCCACTTCTGAGAAGTCAAAATGGTTTTCAAGGAGGCAATTCATAAGAAAAACACAGGTTGTTCCAAAACCAGAGCCGTTGGTCATTTCCAAACAAAAATCTGTCCCAAGCACTTCAGCAACGAAATGTGCAAAAATGTTCCAGAGAAATACTAGTAATTCAAATGCTATTAAATCCTCTGGTAGGTCACCAATGAGTGCTAAGATTTCTCAGCAAGATGTAAAAGAAAGCAAATCCATGAAAAATGTTAAGTTGCCTGCTGTTGATAGCCAGCTTCCCTTACCAAATACTTCTCCAAAAAGCAGTAAGGATCATGCAGACCAGAAACGGACTCTACGTCACGCACCTGTCCAAATGAACATTGACTATAAAGGATTTGCATCTGCAGTCACCACCCCGGCTGAGTTTTACATTGTTCTTGAAGATGATCTTTTAATCCTAGAAACCGTGTCAGCCATTCTTGAGAACCTTCCAGAAGTGTTGATGCCTTTACCTGAAGGTCATTTCATTCCTGGTTCGAGCTGTTTGGTGAAATTGGGAGAGTTGCAAAAATGGCGCAGAGCAGAACTAGTTCAGTGCGATTTAACATCTGCGCTTATCAACTTGATTGACCATGGGCAATATGCAGTCTTATCAAAGCAGGATATTAGCAAGCTTAAACAACTTCCCGAGGATCTTGCTCGATTACCCAAGGTCACCTACCACTGTATGCTAAGGGGAGTCCAACCTAATGGTCAGGACTGGTCTGATGAGGCCATCATCTTCTTCCAGAACTGTATGTGTCATAGGAACCTTCAGATACGCTTCAGACAGTTTGTGTCTGAGACTCAGTGGGAGGTGGACATTACCACTGGAAACCAAAATCTTGCTAAGCTGTTGGTAGACGCAGGCCATGCCATGTATATTGATAATATGCTTGGAATCAGATTTCAGCAAGAGATTGAGATGACAGAGCAACCGTGTGAAGAAGAATGTCACCCGAGGGAGAACCTTTCGAGGAAAAATGCATCAAATGAATCAACATTTGATCTCAAATCATATCAAGATTCTGATGGGGATCAAGAAAGCAGTTGTGATGAGCCTGGACCTGTGGAAGCAAATCTGAGCCCATCAGCTGGTGGTACCAAACCCT gttcACTGATGTGA